CCAGAACCACCCCACACGAACGCCAAACCAAACGCTTTAGTAATCTTGCTATGACTTCCCAATTCAAATGCCAGTCCATGCGAATTGGTCCCGAGGACACCGAGGAGGACGGTAACCCGTGGCGACGGGTTCCGGCGACCGCGCCACCTTCGAGGAGGTCGATTGGTCGGCAGTGGACGACGGCAACCGCTCGCCGACCGGGAGGACGCTCGCCTTCCTGACTGCGCTCGGCGTCCTCGCGGTGGCGTTCGGCTACGACTATCTCCTCGCGGACGGCCCGCTCGTGGCTGGGTGGTCGCCGACCGCGCTCGACTGGTTGTCGCTGGTCGGCGTGGCGGCGTTCGCCTGCTACGTGGTCGCGCCGCTAGCGCAGAATCGCCACCTGACGCGGCGCTACTGGCGGCAGTTGCGCCGGGACAGACTCGCTGTCGCCAGTCTCTGCTGGTTGGTCTTCTTCGCGCTGTTCGCGCTCGTCGGTCCCGTGATTCTGGGCGACCCCGAGACGGCACCGATGGGGATGGGTGCGACCGAAGGCCGGTACGGGATTCCCATCTACCAGCCACCGGTCGGCTTCGGCGTCTCGGAGTACGCCACGCCGGTCTGTAGCGGCCCGATTTCGGGCGGCAAGTGCTGGGGCACCCTCCTCCACCCCTTGGGCACCACCAACACCGGCAAGGACGTGCTGGCGTTCGTGGCCCGCGGAGCGCGCATCGAACTCCAACTGGCGTTCGTCGCCGGGTCGATTCTGGTCCCGATAGCTACCGTGGTCGGCACCGTCTCGGCCCAGTTCGGCGGCCGGGTCGATTCGCTGTTGATGCGCTACGTGGACCTCCAGCAGGTCATCCCCGCCTTCTTCGTCTACCTCGTCGCGCAGTTCCTCTACGGCGGAAGCCTCCTGCTGATGGTCGTCGTCTTCGGCCTGCTCAACTGGGGCGGGGTCGCCCGACTCGTCCGGTCCGAGGCCCTGAAGAAGCGCGAGACGGGTTACGTCAAGGCGGCCCAAGCCGCCGGGAGCGGTCGCCTCGCGGTGGTCCGGCGACACCTGATGCCCAACGTCTCGAACGCGGTGGTCACCGCCATCACGCTCCAGATTCCGATGCTGTTGGTCATCGAGACCACCCTCTCGTACCTCGGTCTCGGCCCGATGCAGGGCCAGTCGTGGGGCTACCTCATCGAGACCAACATCCACGACGCCAACTTCCCGACCCTCGGTTGGTGGTCCGTGGCCGCCCCGGTCGGGTTCCTCGTGGCCACCGTGGTCTCGCTCAACCTCCTCGGCGACGCGCTCCGGGACGTGTTGGACCCCAGAACCGACGGTAAGACCAGCCAGACCGGCGGTACGAACGGCGGAGGACACCGATGAGCGACCCCCTGCTGTCGGTCCGGAACCTCCGCGCCCGATTCGACGCAGAGGCCGGTGGTGACGTTTGGGCGGTAGACGGCGTGAGTTTCGAAGTCGCCCGCGGCGAGACCGTCTGTCTGGTCGGCGAGTCGGGGTCGGGCAAGACCGTCACCTGCGAGGCCCTGACCCGACTCGTCTCGGCCGACCTCGACGGCGAAATCCGATTCGGCGGCCGCGACCTGCTGGACCGCTCCGAGGAGGACCTCCGCGAGGTCCGGGGAGCCGAAATCGCCCACATCTTCCAGAACCCGCAGGGCGCGCTCGACCCGGTGTACTCGGTCGGCGAGCAACTCCGCGAGGCCGTCGCGCGCAACCGCGACCTGTCTGACTCCTCGGAATCGCCCCGCGAAGTCGCTACTGACCTTCTCGACCGCGTGGGGATTCCGGAGGCCGAGGCCCGATACGACGACTATCCCCACGAGTTCTCGGGCGGCCAGAAACAGCGCGTCGTCATCGCGCTGGCCCTCGCGGGCGACCCGGACCTCGTCGTGGCCGACGAACCGACCACCGCGCTCGACGTGACGATTCAGGCCCAGATTCTGGACCTCCTGCGCGAACTACGAGAGGAGCGCGACGTGGGCGTCCTGTTCGTCACCCACGACCTCGGCGTCGCCGCGCAGGTCGCCGACCGAATCGTCGTGATGTACGCCGGGAAAGTGATGGAACGCGGCGGCGTCTCCGACATCTTCGACTCGCCGGGCCACCCCTACACCCGCGCCCTGTTCCGGTGTCTGCCCGGTTGGGGGTCGGCGCTCGACCCGATTCCGGGCGACCCCATCGACCCGGCCGACCCGCCCGGAGGCTGTCGGTTCCACCCGCGATGCTCGTCTGCGGTCCCGGAGTGTGCCGAGGGCGAGCAACCCGACCTGTACGACGCCGGGAGCGGTGAGGGTGCCGAAGGCGGCGGGAGCGCCGGTGAAGGCTCACCGGCCGAGGACCACTGCGTCTCCTGCGTCTTCTACGGTCCGGACCGCGACCCCGGCGTCCTCGACCCCCAGACGACGCCCGAACCGGCGCACATCGCCGAGGAGGGGACCGATGACTGACGCGCTTCTCTCGGTCCGGGACTTACAGAAGCACTACCCCATCACCGAGGGACCGCTCCGCAGGGAAACCGGTCGAGTCCGCGCGGTAGACGGCGTGAGCTTCGAAATCGCCCGCGGCGAGACCCTTGGACTGGTCGGCGAATCGGGATGCGGCAAGTCCACCGTCGCGACCACCCTGATGGGCCTCGAAGAACCCACCGACGGCCGGGTCTCGTTCGACGGCGTGACGGTAGACGAGCGCGATTCGG
This genomic window from Halorussus lipolyticus contains:
- a CDS encoding ABC transporter ATP-binding protein, with protein sequence MSDPLLSVRNLRARFDAEAGGDVWAVDGVSFEVARGETVCLVGESGSGKTVTCEALTRLVSADLDGEIRFGGRDLLDRSEEDLREVRGAEIAHIFQNPQGALDPVYSVGEQLREAVARNRDLSDSSESPREVATDLLDRVGIPEAEARYDDYPHEFSGGQKQRVVIALALAGDPDLVVADEPTTALDVTIQAQILDLLRELREERDVGVLFVTHDLGVAAQVADRIVVMYAGKVMERGGVSDIFDSPGHPYTRALFRCLPGWGSALDPIPGDPIDPADPPGGCRFHPRCSSAVPECAEGEQPDLYDAGSGEGAEGGGSAGEGSPAEDHCVSCVFYGPDRDPGVLDPQTTPEPAHIAEEGTDD
- a CDS encoding ABC transporter permease, whose translation is MATGSGDRATFEEVDWSAVDDGNRSPTGRTLAFLTALGVLAVAFGYDYLLADGPLVAGWSPTALDWLSLVGVAAFACYVVAPLAQNRHLTRRYWRQLRRDRLAVASLCWLVFFALFALVGPVILGDPETAPMGMGATEGRYGIPIYQPPVGFGVSEYATPVCSGPISGGKCWGTLLHPLGTTNTGKDVLAFVARGARIELQLAFVAGSILVPIATVVGTVSAQFGGRVDSLLMRYVDLQQVIPAFFVYLVAQFLYGGSLLLMVVVFGLLNWGGVARLVRSEALKKRETGYVKAAQAAGSGRLAVVRRHLMPNVSNAVVTAITLQIPMLLVIETTLSYLGLGPMQGQSWGYLIETNIHDANFPTLGWWSVAAPVGFLVATVVSLNLLGDALRDVLDPRTDGKTSQTGGTNGGGHR